In the genome of bacterium, the window TGCGGCGGCTGCCCCTCTCTCTGACTGATCTAAACAATCCCGACCCACCCCGGACCGCCCCGCTCACTGCACCGGGGCCGCGAACGCCTCTTTCAAGCCTTTCTCCCCGGCCAGCAGCGGGATTATTTTCCGCTGCAGCGGAGCGCTCAGGTCCACGGTGTGCTTATTGTCCGGCCCGGCGGAAATGAACAGGTTGTTGCACATGCGCAGGGCGTAATTCGTGGTCCAGACACCCGGCTCCAGGCTGAACCCCATCCCGGGCATCACCTCCCGGTCATCGTGGGCCAGCCAGTCGTCAAGCTGCACGCCGAAGGAATGGCCCCACGGGTTGAGGTTGAACCCCAGCGGCCGTGGAAGCAAATCCGGCGCGCCCAGCAGCGCCCGCGCCGTATCGTCCACCTGATAGCCAAGCACCTCGTGCCCCGGGCCCATCCCTTGCTCCAGACAGTCCAGGGCCGCCTGCGCCGCCGCTACGATAGCCGTCCACTGCCCGGTCAGCGACGCGTTGGCGGCCGTATCGGCCACCAGGGTCCAGCCCAGGCGGGCGAACATCGGTAACTCGGCCTTGCGGGGACGGGCGGAGGCCTCCAGGTAGATCAGGCTGCCGCGGGTTATCACCAGGGGCTGCTTCCGGTCCGGCGAAGCCAACTCGGTGCGGGTCAGGCTATCCAGGCGCACGCTCACCGGAGCCACGCTCTCCAGGCCCGCTTTTTTCAAGCCGCTCTCCACCTGACGGGCCAGGTCCCGGTCCGTGGTCTTTTTGCCCGCGGCCAGACGGTCTCCCAGCCAGAGCACGCTCCGTCCGAGCACCGAATCCAGCGCAGCCGCGGCCGCGCGGTGCGAATCCACATGCCCCAGCATCCAGCGCGTGTTGAAAAACGACAGCATCGAGCCGGTCGGGATCACCTCGAAAGTCATCCCTTTCAGCCATTCCACCACGCCCGCGCCGGCCTGGTCCAGGTCCGGCACGTTGTAACCGGCTGAATAATTGAGCGCCGCCTTGCGCACGAAAGTGTAAAGGTAGCCGGTGAATTGCTTCTCCAGCTCGGCCCGGCTGCGGTAGGGCAGCGGGTACATCTTGATGCCGCTGAAAACCTTCTCGTCATCCGGATGGTAGACCAGGCAGGGACGCTTGATCGTGGCCATGCCGGGCAACACGATGAACCAACGGTGGCGCGTGGACCCGGACAGGCCCAGGACCTCCCGCGCGGCGTCGTCGAACGCCCCCTGGCCCGTGAAAATCCAGGCGTCGAACCGCTTTTCCAGCATGTAGGCCTGCATGCCCCGGTACACCTGGGGCTCGACCAGGTCGCGGCCATGCTCCGGGTGGATCGCCTGAGCGGCGGCGGCGGAAAAGAAAACGGCGAGGCACAGCGTGGCGAAAAAGACTATCCGGCGCATGCTTTTCACTCTCCCTGTGAACGAGGCGGTTTTGGTAATCATTCGAGCCGCAGCACGCCGTAGACAGCGGGCTGACGGAAGGGGTGGGCCCCGCACCAGTCCCACAGGTGCTCTTCCGGCCCCTCGGCATCTCCGGCTGCAAAATTTATACCCACCGTTGCACCGGGCCGGGGCGTAACGCCGATCTCCTTCCAGGGGATCGCCAGCTCCACGCTGAACCCCTGGTCCAGGTCGGTCGAGTCGTTCAGCGTCCCCTCGTGGCCCACCGCCCACTGGCCCTGGCTCTGCCAGGCGGCGTCGCTGGCGCCCTCGGGCGTGCCGCGGTCGTCTTTGACCTGGCCCAGGACGTTCACGTGGTAGACTATGTCGTCCTCCAGCCATTTGTCCGTGCAGTCGCGCCGCGGGTCTATCAGCACCTCGATCATGTCGTCCTTGTACAGGGCCTTGTGGTCGCGCTCGGACTGGAGCCCGACTAAGTAATGGTCCTGCACCTCGTAGCCCACGTACAGGTAATTCCGGTCCCAGAGGGTGAAAATTTTTACCCGGTTGGGGTCGGCCACTGCGGAGGTGTCATCCAGCAGAAGCGAGTCGGCCCCCTGCCAGTCATCCAGCCAGCCGTCCACCGTGGGCGACTGCTGCGCCTGATGGCAGACCAGGCCCTTGCGCGGTGTGCCGTCGGCCAGGCTGTCCTTCTCCGGCCCGGCCGGAGCTTTCACACCGCAAGCGCCCGACAGGGCGAGACAAACCAGTACGGCGCAGGTAGCACTCCAGACAGTCCTGTTCACGGGCTTTCTCCGTGGTTCGAGGGGCGTGATAGGGTGTTGAGGTATGCCTACGGTTCGGATACCAGACCGCGGCGCTCGAATGTGGCGCGCAGCTTGGCCAGGGTCTCGTGGGGGTCCTCCACCAGCACGCGCGTGCCCTGGCTGATCATCTCCAGCAGACCGAGCTCGTTGCGGTGGCGCGGCACCAGGTGGCAGTGGATATGCTCGATGCTCGCCCCGCTGGTCGGGCCAATATTGTAACCCACGTTGAACCCGGCCGGGCTGTAAAGCTCGTCCAGCACCCCCATGCAGTTTTTCTGCAGGCGGTGCATTTCCAGCACCTCCTCGCGGTTGAACTGCCTGAGGTCGGTCAGGTGGCGCAGCGGAAAAATCATCAGGTGGCCGGGGTTGTAGGGAAACAGGTTCAGCGACACCAGCATCAGGCGGCCGCGGTGCACCTCCAGCGAGACCACCCGGCTGTCGCGGTCCCGGATCGAGCAGAGTATGCAGTCCACCTTGGGCTTGGCGCCCCGGACGTAGCCCAGTTTTCCAGGAATGACCAGGTGCTTGTCGATCTTCATCCGTTTTCCCGTATCTTGCGAAAGATATCACCAAGCGCAGACTCATCTTACAACTGGCCCGACCGGGCCTACCCGAGGTGCGCCGCAGCTCCCGTCCCATCCGTCGTCCTGCCCAGCAAACATATCGCCGCTGCGGAGGAAACGCAATAGCCTGCCTGCTCGTGTCAGGTGCACCGCTTTTTCCAGCCCGCGGCTGAAACATTATTGACAAAGACCGCCTTCCATTGTAAATTTATTAATTATTTTTGTATATTTATACAACTCATTCATCGGTGTATTCGTATGGCGGATGAAAAACGGCGACGTCGCAGCCTGATCCTCAAGCTGGTGGCCAACGAACCGATCTCCAACCAGGGCAGCCTGCTCGACCGCCTGGGAAAGCTGGGGATCGAGACCACCCAGGCCACGATTTCGCGTGACATACGTGACCTGGGCCTGGTCAAGGTGGCGGACGGCTCAGGGGTCTACCGCTACGTGTCCCGGCGCGAGCAGGGCTGGAGCACGCCGGTGGCCGAGGGCGCGGTCTGCTCGGTGGAATTCTCGGCCAACCTGATCGTGGTCCGGACCCGCTCCGGGTTCGCGCAGTCCGTGGCCGCGGCGGTCGACTCGCTCAACTGGCCCGAGGTGTTGGGCACAGTGGGCGGGGATGACACGGTGCTGGTGGTGCTGCGCGACAGCGAGCACACGGGCGGGGTAATCACACGCTTCCGTTCTCTGTTCTCGATCGAGCACTGAGCCGCAGACGGCCCGCTCCTCGACGCTGCCTTTCCGGTCCATGCAGGGTTGCACCCGCGTGTGCGATCGGGCGGACAGCCCTTAAGGGGAGAGCATGCCGTCTCCCACGTAGGGGCAGGCCCCTGTGCCTGCCCTGTTCCGCAGGGCGGCCACGGGGGGCCGCCCCTACAAAAGACACGGGACCGGGCGCCCCATCTCCGGCCGTTTTCGGCGGCAGAAAAGGGATTGCACTCCGTAATTTACGACAATGAATGTCAACTGATCGACAGGCTTCGGACAACAAGGAGAAGTGGTGGACAGAAAGATCAAAGTGGGTGTCTACGGGGCTACCGGCTACACCGGGTTCGAGCTGCTCAAGCTGTTGCTCGGCCATCCGCGGGTGAGCCTCGAATTCATCACCAGTGAGACCTACCAGGGGAAGAGATTTTCACAGGTCTTCCCCTGCGCCATCGATAAAGAGCTGGTCGCCAGTGAGAAAGCCGACCCCTCCGGCGTGGAGGCGGTGTTCACCTGCCTGCCGCACACCACGGCCATGCAGACCATCGCCCGCATCGACCGTCCTGACCTCAAGATTATCGACCTGAGCGCCGATTTCCGCTTCGAGGACCCCGCGGTCTACCAGCAGTGGTACGGCACGACGCACACGGCGCCCCAGCTCTTGAGCGCCAGTTGTTACGGCCTGCCCGAGCTGTTCCGCAGCCGTATCGCCCGCAGCCGCATCGTGGGCAACCCCGGCTGCTACACCACCAGCGTGATCCTGCCCGCCGCCCCGCTGGTGGCGGGCAACCTGCTCGAGCCTGGCTGCGAGATACTGGCCGACTCGAAGAGCGGGGTCACCGGCGCGGGACGGAAGGCCGAGCTGGCCTACAATTTCTGCGAGGTGGATGAGAACATCCTGCCCTACAAGGTGGGCCGCCAGCACCGCCACGTGGGCGAGATGGAGTCCGTGCTGGGCGCCCTGGCCGGCGACAACAGCCTCCGGGTGGTGTTCACCCCCCAGCTCGCCCCCTGGAGCCGCGGCATCCTGTCCAACCTCTACCTGCGGACCGAGGCCCCGGCGGCCAGGATTCGGGCCGCCATCGAGGAGGCCTACCGCGGCGAGCCGTTCGTGCGGGTCCTGCCCGAGGGCCAGGCCGCCCACCTGAACTGGGTGCGCGGCAACAACCTTTGCGTGATCGGCGTGCACCCGGTGCCCGGCACGCGCACCGTGGTCATCTCCTCGGCCATCGACAATCTGATCAAGGGCGCCTCGGGCCAGGCGCTGCAGAATTTCAACCTGGTGTTCGGCCTGGAGGAAACCACCGGGCTGGCTATCCCAAGCGTGAGGGCCTGAGACTATGGACAACCGGAGACCGATGGTCCTGAAAATCGGGGGCGGCGAGGTGGACAGCCCCGAGTTCCTGGAACGCATGAGCACGGTGGTGGCCGCCCTCAAGCGGCCGCTGGTGATCGTGCACGGCGCGGGCAAGGAGATCGGCCGCCTGCTGGAAAAGCTCGCTCTGGAGGTGCGCTTTGTCGAGGGCCTGCGCGTCACCGATGACAAGGCCATCGAGGTGGTGGAAATGGTCCTGAGCGGCCTGGTCAACAAGCGCATCGTGGGCGCGCTGCAGCTCAAGGGCCTCAAGGCGCTGGGCCTTTCGGGACGCGACCTGGGCCTGATCAAGGCCAAGAAGATGACCCAGCCGGCCGGGCTGGGCCATGTGGGCGAACCGGGCATAGTCAACGCCCTGCTGCTCAACCGCATGCTCGAGCTGGGCTGGCTGCCCGTGGTCTCGCCGGTCAGCCAGGATGAGGCCGGCGCCGTGCTCAACATCAACGCCGACCATGTGGCCCAGAAAGTCGCCCTGGGGCTCAAGGCGGCCGAGCTGGTGTTCCTCTCCAACGTGCCCGCAGTGCTGGAGGGCGACCACGAGATCGGCGCGCTCAGCGGCGCGGATGCCGAAAAACTGATCAAGATGGGGATCATCACAGGCGGCATGCTGCCCAAGGTGCGCTCGGCCCTGAGCGCCCTGGAGGGCGGAGTGCAGAAAGTGCTGATCACCGACATCAGCGGTATGGAACGCTATCTGGCCGGCAAGGTCGTGGCCACGATGATCACGAAATAGTATATGCTGCTGGCTCGACACATTGCCGCAGGGGCGATTCATGAATCGCCCTACCGGTTCTTTATTCGCAAATTCCTGTCTCACCAACCATAATCCGAACTGGACTGGAGCGCTGAAGATGAAAAAGCAGGTCAAGAAAATCGTCCTGGCCTATTCCGGCGGACTGGACACCTCGATCATCATCCCCTGGCTCAAGGAAAACTACCCCGGCAGCGAGGTGGTCGCCTTCGCCGCCAATGTCGGCCAGCGTGAGGACCTGAGCGGCCTGGAGGCCAAGGCGCTCAAGACCGGGGCCTCCAAGTGCATCGTCAAGGACGTGCGCGAGGAGTTCGTCACCGACTACATCTGGCCCACCCTGCGCAGCGGCGCGGTCTACGAGCGCAAGTACCTGCTCGGAACCTCCATGGCCCGGCCCTTGATCGCCAAGTACATGGTGGCCGTGGCCGAGGCCGAGG includes:
- a CDS encoding aminopeptidase P family protein, with amino-acid sequence MRRIVFFATLCLAVFFSAAAAQAIHPEHGRDLVEPQVYRGMQAYMLEKRFDAWIFTGQGAFDDAAREVLGLSGSTRHRWFIVLPGMATIKRPCLVYHPDDEKVFSGIKMYPLPYRSRAELEKQFTGYLYTFVRKAALNYSAGYNVPDLDQAGAGVVEWLKGMTFEVIPTGSMLSFFNTRWMLGHVDSHRAAAAALDSVLGRSVLWLGDRLAAGKKTTDRDLARQVESGLKKAGLESVAPVSVRLDSLTRTELASPDRKQPLVITRGSLIYLEASARPRKAELPMFARLGWTLVADTAANASLTGQWTAIVAAAQAALDCLEQGMGPGHEVLGYQVDDTARALLGAPDLLPRPLGFNLNPWGHSFGVQLDDWLAHDDREVMPGMGFSLEPGVWTTNYALRMCNNLFISAGPDNKHTVDLSAPLQRKIIPLLAGEKGLKEAFAAPVQ
- the argC gene encoding N-acetyl-gamma-glutamyl-phosphate reductase, with the protein product MDRKIKVGVYGATGYTGFELLKLLLGHPRVSLEFITSETYQGKRFSQVFPCAIDKELVASEKADPSGVEAVFTCLPHTTAMQTIARIDRPDLKIIDLSADFRFEDPAVYQQWYGTTHTAPQLLSASCYGLPELFRSRIARSRIVGNPGCYTTSVILPAAPLVAGNLLEPGCEILADSKSGVTGAGRKAELAYNFCEVDENILPYKVGRQHRHVGEMESVLGALAGDNSLRVVFTPQLAPWSRGILSNLYLRTEAPAARIRAAIEEAYRGEPFVRVLPEGQAAHLNWVRGNNLCVIGVHPVPGTRTVVISSAIDNLIKGASGQALQNFNLVFGLEETTGLAIPSVRA
- a CDS encoding arginine repressor; translated protein: MADEKRRRRSLILKLVANEPISNQGSLLDRLGKLGIETTQATISRDIRDLGLVKVADGSGVYRYVSRREQGWSTPVAEGAVCSVEFSANLIVVRTRSGFAQSVAAAVDSLNWPEVLGTVGGDDTVLVVLRDSEHTGGVITRFRSLFSIEH
- a CDS encoding carbohydrate-binding family 9-like protein, encoding MNRTVWSATCAVLVCLALSGACGVKAPAGPEKDSLADGTPRKGLVCHQAQQSPTVDGWLDDWQGADSLLLDDTSAVADPNRVKIFTLWDRNYLYVGYEVQDHYLVGLQSERDHKALYKDDMIEVLIDPRRDCTDKWLEDDIVYHVNVLGQVKDDRGTPEGASDAAWQSQGQWAVGHEGTLNDSTDLDQGFSVELAIPWKEIGVTPRPGATVGINFAAGDAEGPEEHLWDWCGAHPFRQPAVYGVLRLE
- a CDS encoding HIT domain-containing protein, with protein sequence MKIDKHLVIPGKLGYVRGAKPKVDCILCSIRDRDSRVVSLEVHRGRLMLVSLNLFPYNPGHLMIFPLRHLTDLRQFNREEVLEMHRLQKNCMGVLDELYSPAGFNVGYNIGPTSGASIEHIHCHLVPRHRNELGLLEMISQGTRVLVEDPHETLAKLRATFERRGLVSEP
- the argB gene encoding acetylglutamate kinase, yielding MVLKIGGGEVDSPEFLERMSTVVAALKRPLVIVHGAGKEIGRLLEKLALEVRFVEGLRVTDDKAIEVVEMVLSGLVNKRIVGALQLKGLKALGLSGRDLGLIKAKKMTQPAGLGHVGEPGIVNALLLNRMLELGWLPVVSPVSQDEAGAVLNINADHVAQKVALGLKAAELVFLSNVPAVLEGDHEIGALSGADAEKLIKMGIITGGMLPKVRSALSALEGGVQKVLITDISGMERYLAGKVVATMITK